One window of Brachybacterium ginsengisoli genomic DNA carries:
- a CDS encoding HNH endonuclease signature motif containing protein encodes MPGFPREEVEMMTVAAPRPSSRVRARSPLTAESLLSRGDLEAGSADAAAITRMMEREREESRRHARHLLDLAPFWIDHEDPDLADDREERSLAIAIALRTTTAAAASRIREAHRAFTEMPRTFERLSAGDMPKDWHRRMLRAVGDLTPFQREEVDRRIAAWDLASIPADRFRDELRQVIAWCERQEPRQCPEHSRDVTVESSGRDDGVASLRITGPIPEILSLARRLDAASRAVQTQQRHALEQGAPIPFDLDGDVARDGTTMSQAALRYAIIHRTLLDTAGVEVPAPRHRVNVVIPVLTLMGLDDTPATYDGITPLPAAMSRALAETEPVWHRVFTDPLTGRFLELPAQRYRPSPEMVEHLRLTTPRCAVPGCTKGTTDGAENDHIEEFDHEHPERGGPTSLDNLHRLHWGHHDFKTARRIDPVREPDGSTTWTVGSPPLVRTTVPPRLDLATPRIAAAMTESWEHYRWLSMMEEMERCGEAARIMQEWGPVDLEIEDPEEFDHRARWDIDPPF; translated from the coding sequence ATGCCTGGATTCCCCCGCGAGGAGGTGGAGATGATGACCGTGGCAGCACCCCGCCCGTCCTCCCGTGTCCGCGCGCGCTCGCCGCTCACGGCGGAGTCCCTGCTCTCGCGCGGAGACCTCGAGGCCGGCAGCGCCGACGCCGCCGCGATCACCCGGATGATGGAGCGCGAGCGCGAGGAGTCGCGGCGCCATGCCCGGCACCTGCTCGACCTCGCCCCGTTCTGGATCGATCACGAGGATCCGGATCTCGCCGACGATCGCGAGGAGCGCAGTCTCGCCATCGCGATCGCCCTGCGCACCACCACCGCTGCCGCCGCCTCCCGGATCCGCGAGGCGCACAGGGCGTTCACCGAGATGCCCCGCACCTTCGAACGGCTCTCCGCCGGGGACATGCCGAAGGACTGGCACCGGCGGATGCTGAGGGCCGTCGGCGATCTGACGCCCTTCCAGCGCGAGGAGGTCGATCGGCGCATCGCCGCATGGGACCTCGCCTCCATCCCGGCGGACCGCTTCCGCGACGAGCTCCGCCAGGTGATCGCCTGGTGCGAGCGTCAGGAGCCGCGCCAGTGCCCGGAGCACTCCCGGGACGTCACCGTGGAGTCCAGCGGCCGTGACGACGGTGTCGCCTCCCTCCGCATCACCGGCCCGATCCCCGAGATCCTCTCCCTCGCCCGCCGGCTCGATGCCGCCTCGAGAGCTGTCCAGACCCAGCAGCGCCACGCCCTCGAACAGGGCGCGCCGATCCCCTTCGACCTCGACGGAGACGTCGCCCGCGACGGCACGACCATGTCGCAGGCCGCCCTGCGCTACGCGATCATCCACCGCACCCTGCTCGACACCGCCGGGGTCGAGGTGCCCGCTCCCCGCCACCGCGTCAACGTCGTGATCCCCGTGCTCACCCTCATGGGCCTGGACGACACCCCCGCCACGTACGACGGCATCACCCCGCTGCCCGCGGCGATGTCCCGTGCGCTCGCCGAGACCGAGCCCGTCTGGCACCGGGTGTTCACCGACCCGCTCACCGGCAGGTTCCTCGAGCTCCCCGCCCAGCGCTATCGCCCCAGCCCCGAGATGGTCGAGCACCTGCGCCTGACCACTCCTCGCTGCGCCGTCCCCGGCTGCACGAAGGGCACCACCGATGGCGCGGAGAACGACCACATCGAGGAGTTCGACCACGAACACCCCGAACGTGGCGGACCCACCAGCCTCGACAACCTCCACCGGCTGCACTGGGGTCATCACGACTTCAAGACCGCGAGGCGCATCGACCCGGTCCGAGAACCCGACGGCTCCACCACCTGGACCGTCGGCTCCCCACCCCTCGTCCGCACCACCGTGCCACCACGCCTTGATCTCGCCACGCCCCGCATCGCCGCCGCCATGACCGAGTCCTGGGAGCACTACCGATGGCTGAGCATGATGGAGGAGATGGAGCGCTGCGGCGAGGCGGCCCGGATCATGCAGGAGTGGGGCCCCGTCGACCTCGAGATCGAGGACCCCGAGGAGTTCGATCATCGGGCACGCTGGGACATCGACCCGCCGTTCTGA
- a CDS encoding GNAT family N-acetyltransferase, which translates to MIRLERIGPEHAAAILAEQDAALAGEIVGERWTAQSLEDFLERAARWRADGPIREYAAMTDGTSGVLVGGGGLNLLDPGLERGEAALTYWVLARHRGQGWGHALSAEIVERARAEARIARLVLRIAPANHPSRALARGLGAEPTGAIERHPADGARTVERWVLELRG; encoded by the coding sequence GTGATCCGGCTCGAGCGGATCGGCCCCGAGCACGCCGCGGCGATCCTCGCGGAGCAGGACGCCGCCCTGGCCGGGGAGATCGTGGGGGAGCGCTGGACCGCGCAGAGCTTGGAGGACTTCCTCGAGCGCGCCGCCCGGTGGCGGGCCGATGGGCCGATCCGCGAGTACGCGGCGATGACGGACGGCACCTCGGGCGTCCTCGTGGGCGGCGGCGGGCTGAACCTCCTGGATCCGGGCCTCGAGCGCGGCGAGGCGGCGCTGACCTACTGGGTCCTGGCCCGCCATCGCGGTCAGGGATGGGGGCATGCCCTGTCCGCCGAGATCGTCGAGCGCGCCCGGGCGGAGGCGCGGATCGCCCGCCTGGTGCTGCGGATCGCGCCGGCGAACCACCCCTCGCGCGCGCTCGCCCGGGGTCTCGGCGCGGAGCCGACGGGCGCGATCGAGCGCCATCCGGCCGACGGGGCGCGGACCGTGGAGCGCTGGGTCCTCGAGCTGCGGGGCTGA